Genomic DNA from Filimonas effusa:
GATGTCCTGAAACTGTCCGGCTCCGTGCGTTACGATAAGAACGAAAATTTTAAAGCCAGGTTTACCCCACGCTTTACTGCCCTGGTGAAAGTGGCACGCGATAATAATATCAGGCTTTCTTACCAAACGGCTTACCGTTTCCCTTCCACACAGGATCAATACATCAACCTCAATACACCCGCAGCCCGTTTAATTGGCGGATTACCACAGTTCAACACTTTCTTCCGCTTCAATACGAGTCCGGCATATACCATCGAAAGTATCATTGCCTACAGGGCATCTATCGCAGCAGGTGCCACAAACCCCGCTCTGCTGAAAGTAGGACAGTTTGAACCTGTTCGCCCCGAAAGCATGCAGTCTTTTGAATTGGGCTACCGCAGCGTGATCGGTAAAAAACTCATGATAGACGCTTACGGTTACTATAGCCGCTATAAAGACTTTATCGCACGTGTGGCAGTAGGAAGGGGGATGAGCGAAAGTACCACGCCACAGGTATACCTCCGCGAACTGGCTAACCCGCTTACTACTACCAATTATTCATTTGTCTACAACGTAAATCAACCGGTGAAATCTTACGGATGGGGACTGGGATTGGTATACAAAGCATATAAAGATTACATCGTTACCGGTAACGTTTACAGCGATAAACTCTCCAATGTGCCGGCAGGTGTGATCGCTTTCTATAATACACCGGAAATAAGATACAACCTTGGCCTGGGTAACGAAAACGCGTATAAGAACTTTGGCTTTAATGTCATCCTCAAATGGCAGGGTAAGATCAATTGGCAAGGAACGTTCGGCACAGGAGAAATTCCCTCCTATACCACGCTCGATGCGCAGGTGAGCTATAAAATACCATCTGTAAAATCCATGATCAAGATCGGTGGAACCAATATTACCAATAGTTATTATCGCAGCGCATTCGGAAATCCGTATGTCGGCGGCTTATATTACGTAAGCCTTGGATATAACGTTTTCTAACATAACGATGTTGGTAAGTTTAAACCCCGGTGCCATACACCGGGGTTTTCTTTTGTATTTGGCACAGACTATTGGCTTTTGTAAGGGAGAAACTTATATTTTTGCGGTGCTTTTTTAAGGCTTTTAAACAATCGATCTAATTTACTATGCGACAAATTGCTTTTCGTGAGGCTTTGCGTGAAGCCATGAATGAGGAAATGAGAAGGGACGAACGCGTATTCCTGATGGGTGAAGAAGTGGCTGAATACAATGGTGCTTATAAAGTAAGCCAGGGCATGCTGGCCGAATTTGGACCCAAACGTATCATCGATACCCCGATTGCCGAACTGGGCTTCGCCGCCATTGGCGTGGGTGCCGCTCAAAATGGCTTGCGTCCGATAGTAGAATTCATGACCTTTAACTTCGCAGTACTGGCCCTCGACCAGATCCTCAATACAGCTTCTAAAATGCTGGCAATGAGTGGTGGTCAGTTAAGCTGCCCCATCGTTTTCCGCGGACCTAACGGTAGCGCCGGCCAGTTGGGTGCACAGCACTCTACCGCCTTCGAAAGCTACTATGCCAATATCCCAGGCCTCAAAGTGGTATCTCCTTCTAACGGTTACGACGCAAAAGGCTTGATGAAACAGGCGATCCGCTACGAAGAAGATCCCGTTATCTTCATGGAAAGTGAAGTGATGTACGGCGACAAAAGCGAAGTGCCTGAAGAAGAATATTATATCGAATTAGGTAAAGCCGATATCAAAAGAGCAGGTAAAGACGTTACCATCGTTTCCTACAATAAAATGATGAAAGTGGCCCTCGCTGCTGCTGCTGAACTTGAAAAAGAAGGTATCAGCGCCGAAGTGATCGACCTGCGTACCATCCGCCCACTCGACTGGTACACCATCCTCGAAAGCGTGAAGAAAACAAACCGCCTTGTAATCGTTGAAGAACAATGGCCGTTTGCTTCTGTAAGCTCTGAGATCACTTACCGTATCCAGAAAGAAGCCTTCGACTATCTTGATGCGCCTATCCGTCGTATCACTTGCGCCGACGCTCCCATGCACTATGCGCCAAACCTCGTGGCAGCTTACCTGCCCGACGTTCCACGTACAGTGAAACTGGTGAAAGAAGTGATGTACACTAAGAAATAGAAAGTAGCTGACAGGTCGTGGGAAGAGCACAAAAAGCTATTGACGAACCGGCCTTTCAAATAAAATAAAAATCAAGCCGGAGAACTGTTCTCCGGCTTGATTTTTTCTACCATCTATTCACTTATGATCAAGCAATCAGCTGCCCTTTTTACCCTCATCATTTGTGCATTTACGCTACATGCACAATCTCCGTCGCTTGGCAACGCCAGAGATACGCTTGATGCAGCCGGTGATCCCGATTCTGTCACTGTTACTGCTTTTAACCTGCAAACCCGCTGGCTCTCTACACCAGCCGCCATCGCCATTATATCACAGCAAAACCTCCGCAACTTTGGATACCAGTCGCTGGTACCCGTATTGAATACTGTTTCAGGCGTTCGTATGGAAGAACGCTCTCCAGGCAGTTACCGCCTTTCTGTAAGAGGTAGTCTGCTGCGCTCCCCCTTCGGTATCAGGAATGTCAAGATCTATTTCGATGGTATTCCTTTGACGGATGCCGGTGGTAATAGTTATTTTAACCTGCTCGACTATAATCTCCTGCAATCTGCCGAGATCATAAAAGGCCCCGCCGCCAGCATTTATGGAGCTAATACGGGTGGCTCTCTCTTGTTGCACAGTCCCGCCGCTGCCGCACCGGTACCCGGCCATAAAGCACAGCTGGCGCTGTCAGGAGGCGCATATGGGATGTTCCGCCAGCAGGCCGCCTATAGCTATGACGATTCATCCGCCAGCTTCCAGCTGCGCCAGTTACACCAGCAGAGCGATGGCTTCCGCCAACAGTCCGCAATGCGTAAAGATGCCGCCCAGCTTTCGGGGAAAATACGCCTCAATAAAAGACAACAACTCTCAGCGCTCGCATTTTATACCGATCTCTACTATCAAACTCCCGGTGGCATCACCGCGGCTCAAATGAACCAGGACCCTAAACTGGCACGGCAGCCTACTGCTTCCTTGCCGGGGGCAGTGGATCAGCACACCGCTATTTTTAATAAAACTGCTTTCGGCGGACTTAACCTGGTCTCCGATCTCAGTGATAACTGGCAGAACAGCACCGTTGTAACTGTGAATCATACTGGTTTTCAAAACCCATTCATCACCAATTATGAACAACGGGATGAATGGAACTACGGCGGACGCACTTCTTTTCGCTTCCACCAACAGCAACGCCTTGTCCAGTGGAATGCCGTTGCAGGAGTAGAATGGATGCATAACCGCTCTTCTGTTGACAACTATGGCAACAGGGCAGGAGTGAAAGATACCATGCAGTTTAAAGATCGTCTCCGGGCTACACAGGCTTTTGCTTTTCTGCAAACCGATCTCCGTATCAGCCGCTGGTTATTCCAGGCGGGGCTGAGCCACAACCTTATGAAATACCGCTACCAGCGCATTTCCGACGGCGATCCGCAACAGCAAAAGGAACTTGACGCCGTATTGGCGCCCAGGATAAGCATCTTATACCAGCTGGCTCCCACCGTGGCGGCTTATCTTGTTGCCGCCAAAGGCTTCTCGCCACCCTCACTGGCCGAGATCAGACCCTCCGACGGCAATTACTACGGCAACCTGCAGGCGGAGCAGGGCTGGAACTATGAAGCAGGCATTAAAGGGCATCTCTGGCAAAACAGGCTGCGCTTCGATATTGGCATTTACGATTTCCGCCTTAAAGACGCCATCGTCCGTCGTACCAATACCGCAGGAGCCGAATTCTTCGTTAACGCCGGCGGCACCGTTCAAAAAGGACTGGAATGTTATATCCAGGCACAGTTGACGCCCTTTCTGTCCGCATTTCACAGCTTTAGCTACCAGCCTTACCGCTTCTCAGGTTACAAGGTCGATGATACCGACTTTTCCGGTAATGCTGTCACAGGTGTGCCCCGCTCCGTAAATGTCTCCGGCCTCGACTGTGTATTGCCACAAGGATGGAAACTGTCGGTATTATTGAATAATACTTCTTCCATTACGCTCAACGATGCTGCCACAGTAAAAGCAAAAGCCTATCATTTACTCCAGGCCCGGGTAGCATGGTCCTGCCGTCTGGGTAAACTGCGCGCTGAAGTTTTTGCCGCCGCCGATAACCTCCTCAACGAAAAATATAGCCTCGGAAATGACCTGAATGCAATGGGAAACAGATTCTTTAACCCGGCACCGCTCCGGAATGCCTCCGGCGGTATCATGCTCGACCTCTAACCCCCTTAAAATAGGGCCAAGGCTCTGGCACTCAGTCACTAATGTATTCTAATCAAATTTTCGTCTATTTTAGCACCTCAAATGAACAAACAGAACATGTCAAGTATCCTGATTATAGATGATGAAAAGGCCATCCGGAAAACCCTTAACGAAATCCTTTCCTTTGAAGGCTTTAAGGTTACCGAAGCCTCCGATGGGGAAGAAGGGTTGAAACTATTCAGCGCCCAGACCTTCGACGTGGTATTGTGCGATATCAAAATGCCTAAAATGGATGGCCTCGAATTCCTGGCGAAAGCCACCGAAGCCAACCCCGATGTACCTGTTATCATGATCAGTGGTCACGGTACCATCGAAACGGCCGTAGATGCCGTTAAAAAAGGCGCTTACGACTATATTTCCAAACCGCCGGATCTGAATAGAATGCTGATCACTATCCGTAATGCTACAGATAAGAATTCGCTGAGTAAGGAAACCCGCGTGCTCAAACGTAAAGTGGGTAAAGTGCAGGAAATGATCGGCGACAGCGACGGCATCGCCCGCATCAAAGATACCATCGAAAAAGTGGCTGCTACCGATGCCCGCGTACTGGTTACCGGCGAAAATGGCGTAGGTAAAGAACTGGTGGCCCGCTGGATCCACGAAAAAAGCAACCGCGCCTCCGGCCAACTGGTAGAAGTCAACTGCGCAGCGATCCCCTCAGAGCTTATTGAAAGCGAACTGTTCGGCCACGAAAAAGGCTCCTTCACTTCCGCTATCAAACAAAGGATCGGCAAGTTCGAACAGGCCAGCGGCGGCACGCTCTTCCTCGATGAAGTAGGCGACATGAGCCTCAGCGCACAAGCCAAAGTGTTACGAGCCCTCCAGGAAGGCAAGATCACCCGCGTAGGTGGCGACAAGGAAATTAGCGTCGACGTCCGCGTGGTGGCCGCTACCAACAAAGATCTGCTCAAAGAAGTAGAAGCTAAAAACTTCCGCCTCGACTTATACCACCGTCTCGGTGTAATCCTCATCCACGTCCCTTCCTTAAACGACAGGCGCGAAGACATTCCCTTACTGGTGAATAAATTCCTGGGCGATATCGCCGCAGAATACGGTCAGGCAAAAAAGGCTATCGATAAAAAAGCCATGGATGCCCTCCAGAAACATAACTGGTCCGGCAACATCCGCGAACTGCGCAACGTGGTAGAACGACTCATCATCTTATCAGGCAAAACCATCACCCTGGAAGATGTAAGCAACTACGTACTACCAAGATAGTAGCTGCGGCAATACGTAGTTAGCCCGGTTATCACTGCATGGTCATACATAATAAACTTACGCTTCTATAGACCGGAGCGCTAAGAGCAACATATGAACGGCGGCGCTGTTATAGGGGTACAAACCCGTGATAGCGCTGCTGTTAACACAGCATAATATCGCAATTTATTGACTCCTTACATCATCATAATAGCAGGACCTACAGCGGTAGGAAAAACGGCGCTGGCAATAGAAATCGCTAAACGCCTTGATACGGCTATTATCTCTGCCGACTCCCGTCAGTGTTTTGGGGAACTGGGCATTGGCGTAGCCAAGCCTTCCGCCACGGAATTGCAGCAGGTGCAGCATTATTTCATCGACTCGCATAGCGTTCACGATAACGTTAATGCCGTGGTCTTTGAACAGTACGCCCTGAAGGCAACAAACGATATCTTCAGCAAGCACAATAACTGCGCAGTAATGGTGGGGGGAACAGGCCTCTACATTAAAGCCTTTTGCGAAGGTCTTGATAACATCCCCGACGTTCCCGAAGATATTCGCCAAAAGGTAACGACAGCCTTTGAAGAAAAAGGACTGCAATGGTTGCAACAGGAAATACAGGAAAAAGATCCGGCCTTCTGGGCTGTTGCCGAACAACAAAACCCGCAGCGTCTTATGCGCGCCCTGGAAGTATGGTATGCTACTGGGCAGTCTATCGAAGCGTTTCGCATAGCCCATAAAACCCAACGCCCGTTTAAGATCATCAAAATAGGCCTCGAGCTCGATCGTCCGTTATTATACGATCGTATCAACGCCCGTGTAGATATCATGATGCAGGAAGGTTTGCTCGAAGAAGCGCGTGCTCTTCAGCCTTTGCAGCACCTTAATGCACTGCAAACCGTTGGCTACCGTGAATTCTTTAACTTTTTTAATGGAGAATACACCCTTGAGCAAGCCATTGATATGTTGAAACAAAACACCCGCCACTATGCCAAACGCCAGCTCACCTGGTTTAAACGCGATCCCGCCATACAATGGTTTCAGCCCGCCCAGGTAAATGAAATCATGCAGTACATCTCCGCTCAAACAGGCGGCTGGCGCTAATAATCACTGGATGATAGTTATATCGTTACCACCAGTCTTTGTCCGCTCGCTATTTCTGTATCCCATGCCTGCTCTATATTTTCAAGCGTTATACAGGTAGTATTTACCTGTAACCTTTTCGCTGCCGCCAGCTCAAACATTTCGGGAATGATATGTGTTAGTAGTTGATTCACTTCTTCTTTTGTCCAGCTTCCCAGGCCTGATCCGGATAGTTGCAGGTTAACACTCCTGAGTATTTGCGACGATAGTTCAATGGTTTCGCCGGTCATTGAGCCAATGGAAACAAACCGGGTTTTATGGGTAAAGTGGCCTGTGCCTTTCAGTGCTTCTAGGATGAGCACTGCTGTGTTTCCCCATAAATAATCCAATACGATATCTATAGGAGAATGCTGGTGAATCTCTTTTAACCGGGCAGAAAAAGCTTCGTCATCGCCTATGACAATGTATTCATCCGCGCCTATGGCGGTTAACATTTCCAATGACTGTTTATTTCTGCCTGTAACGATCACCCGGCCTGCTCCATAATATTTAGCGATTTGAACCGCTATGCTGCCGGTAAATCCCGTTGCTCCATTGATAAGAATGATTGCGCCCGCCTCCATTTGGGCACTAAACCTAAGCGCCATAGCCGATCCTGCAACAGCGTTGGGTAAGGCCGCGGCTGTGATATTGTCAATGTCAGCAGGTAAGGGGATGGTCCTGCTTTTATTAACTACTGCTTTTTCGGCTAACATACCCGTTATGCCTAAAGCATAAACCCGGCTCCCGTCTGGTAGCAAACCTACGCCATCGCCACCCGGTATTGTTGCCTGCGCAGGCCGGCCCTGGGTAGAGTAATGTTGGCCGCTTGCCCGCGATTTGTCCAGGTTTTTAATGGCGGCTGCTTTTACCGATAGGGTAATTTCATCCTGCCCGGTGGCAACCGGAGTGGGATAATCTGTTATATATTTAGGTCTTTCCCCTCTCTGAAAAACGACAGCTGCTTTCATGTGTACATGCTTTGAATGATAATGATTGATACCATGCAAAGGTATCGATGGCCCATGCCTGCCGGCAATAACATTTGTTATTAAATGCCTTTTGCCAGTTTGCTTTTAATGCGGCTTAAATGAACAGTCGTAATACCAAGGTAAGAAGCGATATAATGTTGAGGTATGCGCCGGACGATCTCGGGACGCTCTTGTATCAGGGCTAGATAGCGCTGCTGCGGCGTGTCTTTGATGGTGGAAATAAATAACTTCATATAGTCATAGGTCCTGTCGAATATTGCATCGATAAACCTGTCCCGTAATGCCGGTATCTCTTTTATCTCTTCAACTAACCTGTTCAAATCCTTTTTCGATGCCCGCCAGATAACACTGGGTTCAATCGTTTCAATACTTACAGGACTGGGAATGTTTTTCCTGAAGCTCTCGATAGAGCCAACCATATTGTTTTCAAAGAAGAATTGCGTAGTAATGTCCTTGCCGTTATGATTGAACCAGACACGAATACAGCCTGATTCAATTAAAAACATGCGCTTGGATATTTCTCCTTCTGTTAGCAGTATTGTTTTAGCTGGAACTTTAATAAGTTGAAAGCAGCTTACGAAGTCTGCCCATTTATCGTCGTCAATGGGATATCTGTTTCGGAACTGTTCAAACATTTTTCTTGACTAAAGTTTAGTTACTAAGCCTCCAATAACGGAATGATATGCGTCCAATTCAATTGGCGCGCATAATCCAACGCCGTTTTCCCATTATGTGTTTTCAGGCCCTTATCTGCTCCTTTTTCCAGTAATATTTCGATAGAAGTCCTGTTGCCTGCTATCGTTTCCCGGTGCAGTAAAGTAAATCCTTCATTATCAGCCTGTGATATCTCGGCAGGATATTGCTGCAGAAACTCACGAAAGCGCTCCCGCATATTGATGCTCATAGGATGTTCTGTCAGGTTTTCAGGATGTTCCGTTTGCTGGTAAACAACTTCTATATTGTTATAGTCGCCAAAGTCAAGCCCCATGCTTCGTCATGTGCTTCCCTTTCTTCAGAACGCATCTCGGAGCGCATCTGGTGAATGGTGAAGCCGCCATAGGTTTTACCACGGCTCGAAAGAAGCCAGTCGCTTACCTGCGACAAAGGCACCTGTACTGCATCGCCGTTATCAATATTGGTAAGTGTTTCAGGATCGTTGATAAGAATGCCGCCAATCTGCTCTCCATCGAAATACACATCGTTGATCCACATATGTTCAACAACGGGTTCATCGCTATCTTCCATTTGCTGCGCAAAAGCAACTTTCACACAGGCCAGGTCTAATGCAGGAACGATCCTGCGCGCCTCCCAGCTTAATTCACGCCACATATATTTGAATGTCTCACGCGCTTTTTCTGAAGCATCGATGATGCCCTGGTCATCTGATTTGGTGTAATACATATTGTCTGACATAGTATTGAATTGTAGGACCTGTAAACTGCAATCATCGCACCAGTTTTAACTCGTGGAAGGCATGTCTCCACGCTACTCAATAAAAAACGCCTGTATTGCTACAGGCGCCAAGCAGGTATGTTTAGATTGTCTGGTTAATTCCGCTCATCAGATTTTAAATCCTACCGTTAGTATCAGGTTTCCTCTGTTATTATTCACCTTAGCAAACGTATTGGGCTTATCGTTAAGCCTGTAAGGGAAGTTAACATCTTTATTGAAAGTATGTGCGTACGTCAAATCTATGAAAATTCCATGATTTCTGTAGCCAATACCACCACTAGCCATAATACGGTGTGCTTTTAATTCCTTGTCTTTGTAGGGGCTGCCATAATAAGCGCCTCCCAAACGGAACATCCAGGGATCAAACTTTAATTCACCACCTAAACGGAAATTGAATGCTCCTTTCAGGTAGTCTTTGATAGCATCATTCGCCATGCGGTAATATTCCTTTGCACCGCTATATTCAGCGTCATCTTCCGAAGCAAAGAAACGGGAACCACGGTGATTGATGAACTCGATATCAGCAGTAACAAAAGCCCGCTGACGCTGCGTATTTTCTACTTCACGGAATACATAACTACCACTTGCAATAACACGGTAAGGAGTTACCTGGCCATAATTACGGGTAACCTTACGGCCGTTGTTCAGCCCTTCAGTGGTAGCTGTTGCAACAGGATTGCCGGGAAATAAATTCTCGGTATTGGTAGTAATAGATGCGCTCAACTCATCTTTTATCGACATCACCGAAGGGGTATGAAAAGCCATACCGATCCTGATAAACTCTTTAGGTTTGTAAATGAAACCCAGCTTGGCATTTAAACCTACTCCACTGGAATTAAAACGCTCCTGGTATTCAAAATAACCAAAGTCGTTATTGTTATTTCCTGTTGCATCTGTCTCACGGTAAGTGATCTCGCGATGATACTTTTGAATAGGAACATTCAAACTGCCGCCAAAATATAACCGGTCCTCTATACCACCGCCTAAACCCAGCGATACCTCATGCATACCACCCCAGGTGTTAGCCGTATAATCCTGGAAAACACCCACATTGGTTATCGGGTTTACATATACCGCAGATTGATATCCATCAAAATTACCGTTCCCATCAAACTTATGATTGATCAGGTAGGTAGCATAGGCCAATGAAGCGCCGTTGACATAGTTGTTATAGGCTGCTATAGTATCGGCATTATCGTATTTTAATTCTTCAAGGTACTGCTCGCTGAAAGAGGTCATGTTGTTATATCCACTGTAGGAAACCCGGTTGTTATAACTCGCTAACTGGCTAACCGATAAAGCAAATGCCGAACTGCTCCAGTTGCTCCTGCGCGTTTTACCGGAACCCAAAACAATGCCGATAGGCCCATAGGCAAAAGCCGATTTGGAAGGCCCCTTCATACTGCTGTCCCTGAAATCTCCTTTGTTGCTGTTGAATATAAAACCCGGGCTTAAAACTATCTCCCGCGTTTTATAGAAACCCAGACCAGCCGGGTTTACATGCGTAGCGGTAATATCGCCGCCCAGTGATCCCATAGCCCCGCCAACAGCCATATTACGTGCACTGCCTCCCGGAACAAACCATCCCGCACGAAGTGCATCATCAGGTGTTTGTGCCTTTAAACATGGCATGGCGGCAATCGCTCCTATTAGTAAAAGACAGGACCTGGTAGATTTTCTCTTCATCTTGTGTTTTTTAGGTACTAATTCCTGGAAGGCCGCGCTCCGCTGCTGCCGTTGGAACTGTTATAACCACCGCTCCGTCCGCCCGCACTGCTGCTCGGAGCAGGACTGCCGGGACTAAATGTACGCGAAGGATTGCTCTGCTGCCAGTTGCCGGAAGAATTACCGCTGTTGTTGCTATTGTTGCTGCCGGAAAATGCTTTGCGCACCAATCCGCCGAAATTATTGGAGTTGTTATAGTTCGAAGAAGAGCCCTTCGCTGCCGGACGATATAACTGGTTGCTGTTATTGTAGTTCCGGTTGCCATAAGCCGATAGGTTACTACCCTGGCTCAGCGTTCTGTGTGTTTCAGGATTCTTGTAGTAAATAACAGTATAGTAAGGATTATACCAGCTGTTCCAGTTCGAACCGTAGAAACCATACCAGCCCGCATAAGGATTGTAATAATAAGGATTACCATACCCAAACGCACCATAGTAATTATTTACCCAGTGGTTGTTGTAAAACCCGCCATTGTAGAAACCAGGATTGTAGAAACTGCCCGCACCATAACCGTAATCATTGAAAAAATAACGGCTGTCATTCCAGTAAGCATAATCATCCAGCCCCGACCAGCGGTAATGATCTCTTACCTTCATACGCAGGTAACGGTCATCCGAACTCGCCGCATAATCATCATACTCTCCGGCAGCGCCTATCCCGCCTTTGGTAGGAGAATAGTACACATCATCAGGCGTTTGCGACGACTTATAAGCCCCCGTACACCCCCCAAGCACTACCACTGCAACTGCCCACAAGTATAAAAATTTCTTTTTCATAGTTCCTGCGTTTAGAACGGTTTACAATCTAAGTTCCTACATTTGCCCCATTCTGTAATTTACCTAAGTTTTGTAGCAAATTTCCGGCCTTTTTTGTTAAAAGTAGACTAAATGCGCGGAGCGGCAGATAGAACTCGGTAACTCGCAGACAAAAT
This window encodes:
- a CDS encoding TonB-dependent receptor, which produces MIKQSAALFTLIICAFTLHAQSPSLGNARDTLDAAGDPDSVTVTAFNLQTRWLSTPAAIAIISQQNLRNFGYQSLVPVLNTVSGVRMEERSPGSYRLSVRGSLLRSPFGIRNVKIYFDGIPLTDAGGNSYFNLLDYNLLQSAEIIKGPAASIYGANTGGSLLLHSPAAAAPVPGHKAQLALSGGAYGMFRQQAAYSYDDSSASFQLRQLHQQSDGFRQQSAMRKDAAQLSGKIRLNKRQQLSALAFYTDLYYQTPGGITAAQMNQDPKLARQPTASLPGAVDQHTAIFNKTAFGGLNLVSDLSDNWQNSTVVTVNHTGFQNPFITNYEQRDEWNYGGRTSFRFHQQQRLVQWNAVAGVEWMHNRSSVDNYGNRAGVKDTMQFKDRLRATQAFAFLQTDLRISRWLFQAGLSHNLMKYRYQRISDGDPQQQKELDAVLAPRISILYQLAPTVAAYLVAAKGFSPPSLAEIRPSDGNYYGNLQAEQGWNYEAGIKGHLWQNRLRFDIGIYDFRLKDAIVRRTNTAGAEFFVNAGGTVQKGLECYIQAQLTPFLSAFHSFSYQPYRFSGYKVDDTDFSGNAVTGVPRSVNVSGLDCVLPQGWKLSVLLNNTSSITLNDAATVKAKAYHLLQARVAWSCRLGKLRAEVFAAADNLLNEKYSLGNDLNAMGNRFFNPAPLRNASGGIMLDL
- a CDS encoding OmpP1/FadL family transporter — translated: MKRKSTRSCLLLIGAIAAMPCLKAQTPDDALRAGWFVPGGSARNMAVGGAMGSLGGDITATHVNPAGLGFYKTREIVLSPGFIFNSNKGDFRDSSMKGPSKSAFAYGPIGIVLGSGKTRRSNWSSSAFALSVSQLASYNNRVSYSGYNNMTSFSEQYLEELKYDNADTIAAYNNYVNGASLAYATYLINHKFDGNGNFDGYQSAVYVNPITNVGVFQDYTANTWGGMHEVSLGLGGGIEDRLYFGGSLNVPIQKYHREITYRETDATGNNNNDFGYFEYQERFNSSGVGLNAKLGFIYKPKEFIRIGMAFHTPSVMSIKDELSASITTNTENLFPGNPVATATTEGLNNGRKVTRNYGQVTPYRVIASGSYVFREVENTQRQRAFVTADIEFINHRGSRFFASEDDAEYSGAKEYYRMANDAIKDYLKGAFNFRLGGELKFDPWMFRLGGAYYGSPYKDKELKAHRIMASGGIGYRNHGIFIDLTYAHTFNKDVNFPYRLNDKPNTFAKVNNNRGNLILTVGFKI
- a CDS encoding Crp/Fnr family transcriptional regulator, producing MFEQFRNRYPIDDDKWADFVSCFQLIKVPAKTILLTEGEISKRMFLIESGCIRVWFNHNGKDITTQFFFENNMVGSIESFRKNIPSPVSIETIEPSVIWRASKKDLNRLVEEIKEIPALRDRFIDAIFDRTYDYMKLFISTIKDTPQQRYLALIQERPEIVRRIPQHYIASYLGITTVHLSRIKSKLAKGI
- the miaA gene encoding tRNA (adenosine(37)-N6)-dimethylallyltransferase MiaA, translating into MTPYIIIIAGPTAVGKTALAIEIAKRLDTAIISADSRQCFGELGIGVAKPSATELQQVQHYFIDSHSVHDNVNAVVFEQYALKATNDIFSKHNNCAVMVGGTGLYIKAFCEGLDNIPDVPEDIRQKVTTAFEEKGLQWLQQEIQEKDPAFWAVAEQQNPQRLMRALEVWYATGQSIEAFRIAHKTQRPFKIIKIGLELDRPLLYDRINARVDIMMQEGLLEEARALQPLQHLNALQTVGYREFFNFFNGEYTLEQAIDMLKQNTRHYAKRQLTWFKRDPAIQWFQPAQVNEIMQYISAQTGGWR
- a CDS encoding sigma-54-dependent transcriptional regulator, translated to MSSILIIDDEKAIRKTLNEILSFEGFKVTEASDGEEGLKLFSAQTFDVVLCDIKMPKMDGLEFLAKATEANPDVPVIMISGHGTIETAVDAVKKGAYDYISKPPDLNRMLITIRNATDKNSLSKETRVLKRKVGKVQEMIGDSDGIARIKDTIEKVAATDARVLVTGENGVGKELVARWIHEKSNRASGQLVEVNCAAIPSELIESELFGHEKGSFTSAIKQRIGKFEQASGGTLFLDEVGDMSLSAQAKVLRALQEGKITRVGGDKEISVDVRVVAATNKDLLKEVEAKNFRLDLYHRLGVILIHVPSLNDRREDIPLLVNKFLGDIAAEYGQAKKAIDKKAMDALQKHNWSGNIRELRNVVERLIILSGKTITLEDVSNYVLPR
- a CDS encoding DUF2314 domain-containing protein, producing the protein MSDNMYYTKSDDQGIIDASEKARETFKYMWRELSWEARRIVPALDLACVKVAFAQQMEDSDEPVVEHMWINDVYFDGEQIGGILINDPETLTNIDNGDAVQVPLSQVSDWLLSSRGKTYGGFTIHQMRSEMRSEEREAHDEAWGLTLATITI
- a CDS encoding pyruvate dehydrogenase complex E1 component subunit beta; the encoded protein is MRQIAFREALREAMNEEMRRDERVFLMGEEVAEYNGAYKVSQGMLAEFGPKRIIDTPIAELGFAAIGVGAAQNGLRPIVEFMTFNFAVLALDQILNTASKMLAMSGGQLSCPIVFRGPNGSAGQLGAQHSTAFESYYANIPGLKVVSPSNGYDAKGLMKQAIRYEEDPVIFMESEVMYGDKSEVPEEEYYIELGKADIKRAGKDVTIVSYNKMMKVALAAAAELEKEGISAEVIDLRTIRPLDWYTILESVKKTNRLVIVEEQWPFASVSSEITYRIQKEAFDYLDAPIRRITCADAPMHYAPNLVAAYLPDVPRTVKLVKEVMYTKK
- a CDS encoding quinone oxidoreductase family protein codes for the protein MKAAVVFQRGERPKYITDYPTPVATGQDEITLSVKAAAIKNLDKSRASGQHYSTQGRPAQATIPGGDGVGLLPDGSRVYALGITGMLAEKAVVNKSRTIPLPADIDNITAAALPNAVAGSAMALRFSAQMEAGAIILINGATGFTGSIAVQIAKYYGAGRVIVTGRNKQSLEMLTAIGADEYIVIGDDEAFSARLKEIHQHSPIDIVLDYLWGNTAVLILEALKGTGHFTHKTRFVSIGSMTGETIELSSQILRSVNLQLSGSGLGSWTKEEVNQLLTHIIPEMFELAAAKRLQVNTTCITLENIEQAWDTEIASGQRLVVTI
- a CDS encoding ankyrin repeat domain-containing protein encodes the protein MGLDFGDYNNIEVVYQQTEHPENLTEHPMSINMRERFREFLQQYPAEISQADNEGFTLLHRETIAGNRTSIEILLEKGADKGLKTHNGKTALDYARQLNWTHIIPLLEA